AAGCTCTAATTTTAAATTagtctatttatttaaaaatttattagatAACCACTgtacttataagttaatttaatatttttttttattttattttaaaatttatatttttatttaattttaaaataatttaaaattctcatagatattttaataataattatatttataagatATTTTTACTTAAAATGTTATTTCTCGTTCACTTATAAGTATTATAACTaaacaattaactaattaaaCTTTTAAATGCTTACAAACTGAAAAATTAGATTATAAGTATTAGGCGCTGACGATCATAATCCCATTTTCTATTATCTGCTCTTAAGAGCTGCAAACCAAGCTGCCAAATCTTCGTAATCAGGCAGGTTAGGGTGCACATGTCCAGTCTCTGGCTGCAATGAAACTACTCGATTATGCCTTTTAGCAGCCTTCTTTGGACTTGCTGCTGCTGCTTGGTATACTTCTCCACCAGGCGGAAGAGGTGACTCAGATTTTGTGCCTCTGATATTTGGAGGAGGTTTTAGATATGGTTTCACTGAATCCTTGCTGTAATGCATCAGAAGTCCGTCAAtcatctcttcctcttcatccttTTGATCAACCTCATCTGCTTGCGAGATTCTTGAACCCCTCTTAGCCCCATCTTCTTTCAGTACTGCACTTGAATTAGCCTTTGCAAGCCCACCATTTCCAGGACTGACAAATTTTTCAAGGCCAGTTGGTGCCTTCAATGGTCTTTCAACAATGCCAACATCTTCATGACCTGGAGGTGGCTTCAATGGTCTCCTTCGGACCGATCTTGTTTTTGGGTTAGCTTCACTAACCAAATCATCTTCAGCAAGAACATTGCCAGTTAGTTTTGGGGGTTCTTCAATCTTGCTTTCTTCTTTTTCCACTTTTGGTTTGACGTAAGGGGGATTAACGAATCTGTAGAAGGGCTTCTTGCTATCCACTTCATCCTCTGAAACACTTCCTGCTGAACTTGAAGTAGCTTGCAGGCTATCGAGATCACTGCTATCTCTCCTGTGGAGAGAAAACACCTCATCTTCACCGCTGCAAGGCAGATTGTATCCCTTATCGATGGCATTCTTCCTTCTATGAGATGCAAGTTCGGTTTCATGGTTTGTTCTTTTTGTCAAATCTTCCTTGTTTTTCTTCCGTTTGTTTCCATTTTCATCATCGTCCTGGCAGTCTCCTTTCGGGACAATGTCATCATTGCTTTTGGGACAATGAATATTCTGGTCCTGCCAAATAATCACGCAAGTTATCAATGGAAGAGAACATTTAAGGGATATGTAGAGACCAAATATCATCTCATGTTATGTGCATAAAAATTCAATGGGCCCGGGGAGGTGGGAATATGTAGGAGGCTTACCTCCTGAGGCGGTTTGAAGATTTTCTGTTCCAAAGACTTTGAATTCCATTCTATATTGAATTCTTCTGCTATTTCATGCATTAACAGAAGCTTCATCTCCTTTGTGGTAGGCGTTGGCGTCAATGTCTCAACAAACTACACATCACAAATTTACTAGATCTGTTATCAAGTGAATATATATAAGAATTTCAAGAGATACATATAAACATGTCTTTCAATCATTTACACACTACTTTTCAATGATCTAGCCAAACTGAAAGAGATAAAACATATTTTTACCTGTTTATTTATAAAAGATTCAAGGTGACTACCATATCTTTCCGTTAATAGGGTACGAAGATCTCTCAGTTCTGGGAATTCGGCAATTCTTGCTGCAGCATATATTAGAGATTGTACAGCTTCTCTGCATTCCTCAGGGCATTCCCTGAATTAGAAAAAAGAATGTGGAGGAAATTAAAGTGTAAGCGTGACTATATCCTATTAAAAATGATGTCCACAGTAAGTTTTGCGGCAAATTGGATGGCTGCAAACCTCTGTTTATTCATGGCAGAAAGATTGCTGGAGATGCATCCACAGAACTGCTCAACGAAATTGAAGCAAGCTAACATCTTTTGCTCAACCAGAAGCCCTTCAGCCTGCATCACCACCCATTAAAAACTACAGTAAGTGATCCCTTCCAAGATCATTTTTCACGGCACTGAACCTAGCACAAGAATTACTTTTTGCACGACCACAATTGAATCAGAATCATAGACAATTTTAAGTTAAAACAGAGGATATGTGGATTGGAACTTAGAAGGCAAGACACATGCAAGAGTAAGAAAAATTAACAAGTCATTCAAGGCGAGACACATGTGAATCCATGGCGGAAATGAGAAAATTGGGTCCCACATGGAGTTATTTGCTGGTGCAACGTGCAATTAAATAAAAAGCCATGAAGAAGAAGGCATTAAAAATAGACAATGGCAAGGTGCCATAACCAAATAAAAGACGAAAAAAGCTTAGATgaaatatttttatcaatttctgTTGTTGTAAACGacagacaaattgcaataaacagagaaaaaaaatgagagagagagagagagagagagaaagagtgctCCAGAGGTATATAATAACTGTGATATTATCATAAAAATTTCCAACAAAAATCGAAATTGCTAGAAGAAACGCAAACAAATGGagggagaaatggaaatattccAATTGcattaaatgaaaaattattcCAGGAAAAGTTAAACCTAAATATATTCACCAATTTAATTATAAATCAAGCAAAAATGGATAACTAACCCTGCAATAAGCATTGTAATCAAGGCCACTCCTGAGAAGATCAGCCATATCATCCTTTAAGAACTTTGCCACcgagctcttcttcttctttagcaTCTCGAGTCGAGCCTTTGTCATCTTCATCTGCGACTTGCTATATCCATCAAAAAACCCAAAAAGCCGTTTTGAGggtgaaataataataatgaacagAATCAACAAAATGATTAAGAGGGTTGGGAAGAggaaaagaaaaacagagcaccatgaacaaaaaaagaagaaaacatTCAAGAATTTAAGGTTTATAAAAATACCATTTTGTATAAAATTTCGACTTCAATAATCCGTCAAACATTTTGATTTCTTCAATCTTTCCAATGAATCACAGAACTCCAAAGAGCGAGAGAGTGATTTTCAATGGTCagcttttgtttttttatttttaatggtaAGTTAAAAAAATGACAAGAAATCGAAAATGGGGATCAAGAAACACCAAGAATCTGCATTAAAATAGCCATGAAGCAAAGAACTAGAAACATAAGAAGTGTAGAGATGGGTCTCCCAAAGGAGGAGATTTAGGTGTTCAAGAGAACAAGACAGATAATAGAGAAGAGGGGGAGGGAGAgggagggagagagaggtgaATGGTCAATCAAGAATCTCCAGACTGGCATAAAAAAGGAAGCTCAAAAGCAAGAAACGGAAGAAGCTGTAGGTTCAGAGtttagagagagaaagaaagagagaggccTTTTAGAGGAGACAGAGAGCTTTGCCACCTAGAATTAAAAATACCCAGAAGCTTTTGCGCGCGGTTTTTGTTTCACTTTCAATTAATTACAGAGTGATGACAGTTATTAGTTATGGAATTTACTATAACGCCTGCCTGTTCAGGTATATTAGGCAAATAAGTGAGGGCAATTTTGGGTAAATGCAAAAACAAATTTTACGCAGACGCGATCTGTCAAGCAGCGCTGAGAATAAGCCGCTACCAGCATACATATtaatgcaatatatatatattaaatttttatatagcaACTATATTGAATAATTTCTTATTAAACGTTTTTGTTATAAcgaaaataacaaaaataaaaggtAATCATACAATGGCTAACAAGTTAGTCAAGTATGATTTAATTCagtaattaaaaacataaatttaaataataaattgaaattaagatcaacttttaataataataataataatatctaataataatgataatgaaGTATTTATTAAGTATATGAATGATGATTGGCTTGATTCAATGGCTATTAATTAATGAACTAAAGAATAGAATGAAGCTtgaatcttatatatatatatatatatatatatatatatatatatataatagccgCTTGTTGTCAAATGGAAGCATAAACGAAGAATTATGGTGGTGAAGTGAGCATTATTTTTCTTTAGTATTGACACGGTTTGAAATTTCTTTCTTGCCAAACACTCCATTCATCGGCTACTTAGTCAATTTTCTTGATGTAAAGTGAGTCACACAGAAGATGAATTGAACCcaatatttaaaagagaaaaataaatacaacttggttttaaaaaagaaaaataaatacaaatggATGTGGAAGAACAAGTATGAGGAAGTGAAGAAGAAGTATGCATGTAGGCTGATATGGTGGAATGCACTTTCAAAATTtattaaagagaaaatttaatttcattctaAGCATCTCCATGGTTAGGCATTAATTTAGACTGAAAATCTGGGCACTCACAATGAATATCCATGTGTAACAACCATATGCTATTCCATGAAAAAGCAAAGAATCATCATGCAGGCCCTGTAATATGCTGCAAGAAATCTCAGCCTTACTACAACACAGCTGTGACcaacatttatatattatatatatgacTTTGCCCTTGAAATCCAAATTCTTTCCAAATTCTTTAATTGTTAATTAAATCttatcaattttttaaaatattaattatcatAATAATATATAGTGTTATCTTGCCAGTAGTTTTTTCCAATTGTGCTTTTCtgaaatgaggaaaaggaaaataaaatgggTGATGCGACGGTCGATCAACGTGGAAAAAGATGACAACTTTTCAGCTTGATTTTAGCTACAATTGGAAAAAGATGACAACTTTTCAGCTTAATTTTAGCTACAATTTTTACTTATGATGGGTTGCAACAAGAGAATCTCCATGCCACAATAATGCTGATAAAAGCCAACTTACTTGGATGCTAATATAAGAATCACAGTACAAGACCTCAACCTCTCTCATCATTGATGGTGTTTAATAATTTTGAGACCCTGTTAAAAAGAATATATAACTGAACATTTTCGGCAGGGACTTGGTGGACTGGGGGAGGACCCAAGTGAAGTCAcccaatattttataaaaattcagcatataaaatctaagaaaaaaaaaaagaatcctaGGCACATTCGAACATGGGATTTTGGAGGTCATTTATCGGTTGGCTGTTAAGGTGGTTGAGGTCACACCATCGATCCCAGGTGGTCGTTTCTGTGGGCCCCATAAGTCACGTGCTATACATCATAGGATTCACACCCACCGCAACCAGCTATTACTTGCACAACATGCTCATTAAGGTTGTTCCTTTTATCACAAGAAAATTGCTCTCCATTatgtctttattttttttaatcctttttgaaatttaaaattttataaaattttattttaattaattattttttatatttaaaaaattaattaatttttcaatttaaaaatatttcatttttaaaaaataaaaataaaacacgaTCGCTTGaaaattcaattattaaatttttttttataaataatttattccaaACAAAAGCATACCCTCCTTAAatgcataaattttaaataaaaattttattataattaaccataagaatatatatatatatatatatatatatatatatatatatatatatatacatgcaattgcataattaaattaatttattgggGTAGAGACCTTGGGTAAATAATTAATggcttataaaaataataaaaaggagGGGTTTGGTATAAGTCAAGGCAATAATGAGCTAGCTAGGATGTTTGAGAGGTTTAATATTCTACCAAGTTCACATGGCAAAGAATTTCAAGAGCATGCAGCTGGCAATGAATTGGCTATGGAATAAAACTTTAAGGACAAGTAGCTGAAAATAAGCATATTGAGTTGCTTGAGGTTTGCTTAATTAATGGGGTTATGTTTGCTATGGATCATTAAAAATGGCGTTGGTCATGGATAAATAAAAAGCCTGTCCTCTCTGATTCCCTTGAAAAATTCAGCTGAGAACTCTTACCCCTTCCAGCAAGAAAGTGACTGCCTGGTGGGTAGTGGCTGTTACAAATATTAATGGACGCTACCAAGGAAAAAGGTCTTAATTAATCAGTATGGTCTCATGAATCTTGAAGGGGAAATGAGAAAATATTATTAGGATAAGTATGATATGAACACTATGATtatgttaattaatttacataTCTTGTTGGGCATGGTAGTGCTTTTAATAATAAGGCTATAGATAGAAAAAGCAAACTACATCAGCAAATTAAATACATCAGAATCTTCAATAGATGCATGAAGCTGAGGGGATAAAGCTTAGCTCCTATGAATTATTCCTTCCATAATACATATTGGCAGGATTTGGCACTTCCATTGAATTGCAATCCTATTGCAAgaattgcatttcattttcaATCTCATCATCCCTTGTAAAATTGATTTCatttaattaacttattttaaaattGTATCTTGAATTCACGGTTAACTAAATCTAAGCAATAAAAATCCTTCCATTATATGCCTTTTTTATTTTAGTAGTTGATTTTCTTTGCCCCTTTTAGGGGATTCGAGCGATCAGTGAGATACCACTTTAAAAGAGCTAGAATTCTAATATTGTGTTTGGACTTCTACGTAGGAATGttgttcggttcaaaccgaaccgaaccgaatcgaaccgaataaaattataaaaaccgaataataaattttagaaaccgaatcgaaccgaaatgggtgaaaagccgaatcgaaccgaaccattctattttggttcggtttgatttaaaccaatcggtttgattttttattaattttttaatttagacttattttcaagttatttggtctaattttaactttggtttgaacctaataactattaatcaatgaaattaaacaattaatatatataaaattaaatataattcataaatttttcataaaaataaatcaattcaaaaatcgattcggttcgatttaatttgatttgactatataaattattatttggttcggttcggtttaaccgattcttttatcttcaaaaccgaactgaaccaaaaaaaaaatgaaatttttataatataaaaccaaaTCGAATCGATTTAGTTTTAAAATCGAACTGATTGAACTGActcgttcggttcgatttttcagtTTGAACCGACTCGCTCAAACCTACTTCTACGTATTTCCAGGCTCTCAAGGCTTATTTTTCTATGGGATTTAGTTTTGCGCTCTACTCTTCAATATCTAATCTTGAATCTTCTGCCTAGGGTTAATAAACTCTTACATGGGACTTCAGGCTGCTTCTAAAAGTGCCTTAGAGTTGCATATTTTTTGCTAAAGGTGTCACTTTCtgatttgaaattgaaatcaGATCGATCCAATTCACAATTAAAATTAGTCAAACCAAAATTGTATTTATATCAGTCAATTTATTTTAATCTGATCaatttttttccttaaaaaataattttaaaaacatttaatcGCTATGTCTAATCAAAACCAGAGTGAATCAGAGTTCAGTCCCAATCCTCTTGCTCTGAAATGAAAACTGCCGGTCCAGGCCTATTCTCACAAGTGGAGGTTTTCTATTGATTTAAGTTCAGTTGAAATAAGCAGGCCCACGACAAATAGTTTGCAACAAAGGCCCATTACAACCCTAATTTCATTTCGCCAGCAGAAAGAAAGATCCAAcgtaaatattaaagagttgaaTTAAGCAGAGGAAATACATTGATTGCAATCCCAAAAAATAATATCAATAAAAGCAAGAGAAATGTATATGTAACATTGAATACTTCAGTTAAATATCAAATCATCAACGCTCATGCTCTCCATTTCACAGACTCAGCCTCTCCCTTTAACATGCAAATAATCCTAATTACAAAATATTGATTCCAACTCTTCAGGAGTACTGTATAAAAGCCTCATAATTTCTTGCATCTGTTCAAACGTAAAAGATTACAACTCACCGATCCATCCATGGATACCATTGCAGGAAAAGTATGCAGTCCTCACTCTGAAACAGAAtgggtttaaaaaaaaaaaaagttacttgAAAACTCCTACTGGGAAAAAATTGACAAAAATTACTGCAGAACAATAGCTACCAGAAACATCTCAAGACACTGATGAGAAAATTAAACAAATAGTTTTCCTCGTGGAGCAATTCTTGACGAACCAATCGCTCTAAGTTCAAGTTTCTTGGAAGAAGATTACTGTAATACAGTAAGGTTGTGACAGAGGCAGCTGGTTGAGACATTAGTGCCATCAGCAGCCTCACTAGTGACCTCAACATCAAAGCCTACAAGGAACCCATTAAATTACATTCTTCTGAACCAAAGACGATAGAGAGGGAAAATGCACACATAAACCATAGGCATGCACAAGAACAAAGAGAGAGAGAACATACCATGACTTCAAGAATGAGGAAGATGATCAGATGAAGGAAGAGAAATCACTGAGGTCATGCTGAAGATGGgagattttctttcttttttcttttccccTGATAGGGAGAGAGGAAGGGAATTGACTTACTAGTATGGTGCTCCACCAGGTTCAAATTTCTTTACCTGCCAATCCTCGTTAGCTCAGCTGATGTTCAGACCTACCCTTCTCTCTCGAGTCAATGAAATGCAAACTGTTAAGAACAAAGTGACTGAGAAACCAAGTCATCGGGCTTAGTTGCTGCCAAACATTGGGCCCATCGATATACCACACAGCTCATAATGCAGAGTCCACCTCTATGGCCTTAACTAGTTTAGAATGCAACCAATTGGGTATTTTTAGattttcaattcaattaaatattattaaaataaatttgagtagttataataaaatttataagttttttaattttttaaataattaaatttaaatattttatagaattattatttttttatataaattattgattaaaatatataaaattaggtGACAAGTTGCAGTAAAGTTGTGAGAGTATGAACTAGTGATATTTAGATCATCCTTGTGCTGTGGAAGAAACTCCGTTCATTATAATAGATTGATCACAGTAACAACCAATAATGCCTACAAACATTCTTCCTACCTTAAATACCAGTAATTAGTGTAAATGCAGTGGCTATATCTCTCCTGAGTATGCAATGGGGGGCATTTTCTCAAACAAATTCAGgtgttttcagttttggagtgTTGTTGCTGGAAATTGTTAATGGCAAGAGGAGTAACAGTTTTCATTATCCTGATGGCCCACTGAGTCTTCTGGTATATGCGAGTTTCTCTTCTAACTTAATTGCCTTCATTACCTCTTTACTTTATTTGTTTTGAGAACTTGGTTTCACAAATTATCACAACTGAATGGATCTCGTCATGTGAATTGTGGGTATAAAGCAGAGGTTTTGTATCTGGTTGATCCAATAATGGGTAACAAATATCAGAATGAAGTGTTCAGATGGATTCTTGTAGGTCTCTTATGAGTACAAGAGAGCCCAATGGGTCTACCTGTCATGTTAGACATCAAGTCTATGATTTATAATGAAGCTACTCAGCTGCCTTCTCCAAACCAACCTGCATTTTACAATAGGAGGAATTTGCTGAGCGCAGAGACAACAGAGCACAAGCAAGAATTTTTGTCATTAAATGGGGTATCAATCAGTGAGATGGAAGCAAGGTAAAGGGGCGAAATCCTTTTGATTAATGCAATTGTTGAAGTAAATGCTGTGTTCATCCAGATTATGCAAAAAACTACACTAGGACCTCTGATCATGTAGTGAATGATAAAGATGTGATTACTAGAAAAAGTAGAGGTTGGTGATAATTAATATTCATAAAGGTGTTTTAGCCTTCCATTACCGTTATACCCGTTATTTAAAAGCAACAAACAAAATAAATCTGTAACGGCCTTCATGTAACGATAACGGCAGTTATTTAACATTAAGTAATGGTAACAGTCCATTACCTCACTTTTTTTGATCTAAATGGAGGCAGGAGCTCTTCCTCATGCTTTGTTCCTGGTTTGGCGAGTTTTAAGTTGTTATGTCTGACTTTCTCTCTTAACTTTCCATATAAAATTTTCTATGTTTTTACAAATCTTTCACTTATTGTATCTTGAGCTAAGATCATAAACTATCTTTCTAGTTTTACACATCGTATCATGCAAAAgagagtttttttttaattatttttttacttatttGTTGAAGAAAATTATGTTTGATGCttatatttttgtattatttgTATTAACTATTTACATGtaattattttagttttaaattgtttAATGCTAATTATATCTAAGAATAATAGATTTAATgtctttatttgatatatttataCTTATTATTTAGTTGGATGTTTTAGTTttacttatatttttaaatatctatTCATTAGGTGAATTTtgcaaattcaaaaaattttgcaTGGCAATAGACTATTATTGTGATGGACATTATAGACTTATTTCCATTACCCGCAACCGTGACAACAAACCATGCACCAGTAGACATTTTTCTACTAAAAAACTGTCCGGGTGAAAACTGTTTAAGTTTTGCATCAGTTGCTGCTGATTTGTATGCTGATTTGTCATGTTTAACCTACTGATGTGCATTGCAATGTTGGAAGAATTTTGAACAAGTCAAgtctttgaaattttcaaattttgttgttgcgttaaaatatgatttaagatAAGTAGTAGCTGTTTTGGCTCTATCTTATTTACTTGCAGCATATTTTTAGTTTTTTCTATGATTTTTCTgtttttatgacttgtatatgttgCATTTTCATTTGATAAAAGGTTTCAGATTATCGAGTCTCAATAAGTCTTGTTTGCTATTTTGAACTAGTGTCTCAATTATCAAATGAAGGCCATCGAAACTTAGCTTCATCTCTAATGATGgcatgaattatttcacatattccCTGAGTCAAAGTGAAAATCACAGTTTATCGAGATATATGATAGATTCAGGTGGTTCACAACTAGAAGTAAGATGGATGGCACCATTTGGTGCTTGTTCCTACAAATCTGATCCTGGGTGTGTGGCGCAAAAGATCCCTGAGTGCAGGAGCCAGAATGTTTGGTTCGAGGCCAGGAAAGGATTCATGTCTGCTGAAGGACAGAAATTCAATCAAATTTACAACTTGAGCTTCTCTGATTGTCAAGCAAAGTGCCTGAACAATTGTTCTTGTGCAGCATATGCTTATGCGAGTGAGAACCAAACTGTTTGTGAGATATGGGGTCAAAGAATTGCATTCACAAAGAAATATGATGAAACCAGTCATATATGTCCTCAGAGGGAAGAAAAGTAGATGCACGTACCTCCTATCTTGTTCAAGTTTTTAAACTAATTAGGAAATTATGCTGTAGTTAGTAAGTATGAAGAACATGTCTGTTAATGCAGCAAAGAGATGGATATGGCCCGTCATAACATTTCCAGGACTTGGGGCTGTA
Above is a genomic segment from Hevea brasiliensis isolate MT/VB/25A 57/8 unplaced genomic scaffold, ASM3005281v1 Scaf500, whole genome shotgun sequence containing:
- the LOC110660280 gene encoding uncharacterized protein LOC110660280 isoform X1, which translates into the protein MFDGLLKSKFYTKCKSQMKMTKARLEMLKKKKSSVAKFLKDDMADLLRSGLDYNAYCRAEGLLVEQKMLACFNFVEQFCGCISSNLSAMNKQRECPEECREAVQSLIYAAARIAEFPELRDLRTLLTERYGSHLESFINKQFVETLTPTPTTKEMKLLLMHEIAEEFNIEWNSKSLEQKIFKPPQEDQNIHCPKSNDDIVPKGDCQDDDENGNKRKKNKEDLTKRTNHETELASHRRKNAIDKGYNLPCSGEDEVFSLHRRDSSDLDSLQATSSSAGSVSEDEVDSKKPFYRFVNPPYVKPKVEKEESKIEEPPKLTGNVLAEDDLVSEANPKTRSVRRRPLKPPPGHEDVGIVERPLKAPTGLEKFVSPGNGGLAKANSSAVLKEDGAKRGSRISQADEVDQKDEEEEMIDGLLMHYSKDSVKPYLKPPPNIRGTKSESPLPPGGEVYQAAAASPKKAAKRHNRVVSLQPETGHVHPNLPDYEDLAAWFAALKSR
- the LOC110660280 gene encoding uncharacterized protein LOC110660280 isoform X2, with the translated sequence MMKMTKARLEMLKKKKSSVAKFLKDDMADLLRSGLDYNAYCRAEGLLVEQKMLACFNFVEQFCGCISSNLSAMNKQRECPEECREAVQSLIYAAARIAEFPELRDLRTLLTERYGSHLESFINKQFVETLTPTPTTKEMKLLLMHEIAEEFNIEWNSKSLEQKIFKPPQEDQNIHCPKSNDDIVPKGDCQDDDENGNKRKKNKEDLTKRTNHETELASHRRKNAIDKGYNLPCSGEDEVFSLHRRDSSDLDSLQATSSSAGSVSEDEVDSKKPFYRFVNPPYVKPKVEKEESKIEEPPKLTGNVLAEDDLVSEANPKTRSVRRRPLKPPPGHEDVGIVERPLKAPTGLEKFVSPGNGGLAKANSSAVLKEDGAKRGSRISQADEVDQKDEEEEMIDGLLMHYSKDSVKPYLKPPPNIRGTKSESPLPPGGEVYQAAAASPKKAAKRHNRVVSLQPETGHVHPNLPDYEDLAAWFAALKSR